The sequence GGTTTAACAAAGAGCTCAAATGTTTGATAACTTTTTGGAATACATTTTCGATCAGTACAAGTAATGAACGATTCTCCAcaagatatttaaaatagtttacaCACGCAATAATATTTAAGGATGAGTTTTGCAACATGCAAAGGCCATATATACCTTTCCCTTTTCTCAAATCACTTTCTTCTTTATGAATCTAAGAACAAATCCTTGCTTATATTCGGAGTAGAGaagtatagatatatatatatatatatataaaccttgCATCTTAGATCTTAGCTACCAAAAAGGCTACATAGCGATTTACGGGTCCGAAATGGATGAACATGGAGCTTCTTCATCCAGGAAACGAAGATCTCTGTACCACAATCTAGGAGGAGGACACTGTAACATTATATCTTTATTCTTATTGTTTATATTAATTCTCTGTTTTTAATCTTCCTATCTGAACGAGATTTACTCTTGAAATGTTGTAGTTGCTGATGTAATGTTCTGGAAGAACAAGAAAGAATCAGGAACAATCTTGGCGGTATTCACATTGATATGGTTCTTGTTCGAAGTGGTTGAATATCCTTTCATCACTTTCATCTGCCAGATCCTCTTGGTCTCCATTTTTATATTCCTCATTTGGTCTTACATTGGCTCTTCACAACTAATTCATCggtaaaaaaacattaacacTTGATTCTTCTTTATAAAACCAAGTACTGAAACAACACGACATTTTCGCTCAGGGAACCACCAAGTATTAACGATCTAAAGATTTCGGAATCAACTTGGAGATTCTTGTTCAACAAGATAAATTGGTTCATCATCAAATTGTATGATATTTCAAGTGGAAAAGACTTCAGACTCCTGGTTTTGGTATAAAGCCATTATATAAACCTTAATTTAAGAATATTAATCACATAAATATTGTTTGGATTGAAAACTTGTTTCACGTTCTTTTTCAGGCCGTTGTTTCACTATGGATACTATCAGTGGTCGGAAACTATTTCAGCTCTCTAACTCTCCTATACATTGGTGAGTCTTTATGATTTTATCTAACTAGAGTTTGCTATAAAACTAATTAGGATTCAGTGTTCAATGATGCATCCATCTGTGCATTACACATAGCATAATAACATATATCATATCATCCGATAAAATAACATGAATTGATGATTATTATAGAATATGTATCTAATTACATTGCGTGACTTTTTGGTGTAGTATTCGTGGCTCTGGAGACGATACCGATGCTGTATGAGCTATACGAAGAAGAGCTGAATTATGCAGCAAGTAAAAGCGGGAGGGACATGAAGAAGCTATTTAACGACTTCAACTCTAAAGTCATTAACAAGATCCCTAAAGCTAATGCTAAAACTAGGAGGCATATGTAAATTTATATCAATCCTCTGAATTTGTACATCTtacatattaaaacaaaactgaTAATAAGTCTTCGTTCAAGTAATCATGAATACTCtttctcaaaacaaaaaaaaagtaatcatGAATAGTCCATCAGGAAATCAGGATTCaatgtatatattaattaaattatacttcGTTATATGGAAGGTGGCTCAAAAAGTTTGTCGaaatgataagaaaaatatttcgtatgtattttaaaatatgtaggaTTATGATGATCTTcaaatatatgtgtgtgtgtgtgtgtcttaAAGCTACTATTTTCAAGTTAAATAGTAACAAGGATACTATACTATCCTCAaggaaaattttatataaatctttaaggagaattcggccaaaaaaaacacaaactttgCACGAATTGCCAAAAAAATCTGTACTCGAGCCTGGCTAAAAAAACACTTtacttttgttgacttttttagtttataagcAATTTAATATTGACTGGCCATATCAACACACCATGAACCCATAGTTAAGACAACGTTAACTAGACGTTAAATGTTGgcgttaagtgaaacgacgtcgttttacatgattttaaaataaaaagaagtagatCATTGGTTTCGGACTCAGATTGGTTAGGACATCTATCGAGACATTTTACCACTAGACTACTGACACTTTCAATAAGGTTACAAacacatttaattttatttggtactgattgaatataaaaaaaatttctacaaacttaaaaagatttttaaaattccagagaatataaaaaagttcaagaaaaagtaatattaaaattaaattataaataattttttttttgttaaaaatgaaaaaattcccaaataattaaaaaaataaaattccaaaaaatttaaaaattcaaagaaaatgcaaaaaaaaataaagttacaaTTATCAGCTAGAAATTAAAATCGCACTCATAATGggtacaatatttattttaagcattttaatttaattttaatatgtgaGTATCTTTTTATGTGTGTATAATTGATTTCAACTTTTAgcaattgttttaaaaaaatgaaaattttggaagatttttgatttttttaaagaaaaaataaagttttattattaatattataaaaaaattctatatttttttttaattttttggaattttaaagatctttataAGTTTgtagagaatttttttatattcaatgagtaccaaataaaatgaaatatgttAGTAACTACATTGAAAGTATCACTAGCCTAGTTGTAAAATACTTTGTCATTTGACCCAACCAACCTAGGTTCGAAACCAGGGAtatacttatttttgttttcaaaccatataaaacgacgtcgtttcatctcatttgaaaacgacgtcgtttcatctcatttgaaaatgacgtcgtttcacttaacgccaacaataaatgacattaaataTTTCTGTTACATATTctgacggcgtgctaaattggcaagtcaacaaaaacattgttaattaattttaaagtcaatgaaagttttgtgtttttttggtcGGTCCAAAAATTTATGTTTCCTTTAGCAATTCATGTAAAGTTGAGGTTTTTTTCTACCGAATTCCCAATCTTTAAGACAAGTGTGCTTTATAAATCTTTAAGACTAGTGTCCTATTAGAAAAGCAGGATTTAAAAGAATCTAGAATTGTGCAGTCACAGCTATACATAATTTGGATCCAAACTCTACTTATTTTTGACATATTTTCAGACTTtaaattcttttgtttttggtaaaatgttaaattctacttatttaaattctttttttagagactttaaattcttttaaattcttattttattggattttcttaagaaatgttatctgaaaaaaacaattgttaCTTTCGTTGTGGACTGGTGGTTCCACGTATTTTAGCTCCTACGATCCCACTTAAGAGTTTATTGGAgattctgtttttatttataatatataccgtTATGCTTGTTTGTATAATTAAGTTATGTCAGAAAGATTCTCAACGTatattagattatatgttttggaGCTTTTGATTTGTTATTTTCCACTTTTCAAATATGGGTATTTTTTTGACCTGCACTTTTCAAATATGGTTTCTATCATTAATATGGGATATGATTTAGTTGTAGTGTGCAAAGCTGTAAGATGATCTTTAAAAAAAAGCAGCTATTTAAGAAATAGATAAGTGGACGATAATTAGGCGTAATCGTGATCTTTTTGCAGTTTATCTATTTATTCTCCCAGTTTTGTGCAGTTATTTTTAAGggctattttttttaatctattatCCTGTTAATAATGTTCAAAACTCAACTCCAGAGAAAGATCATCTTTCAGTGATTATGATATATGAACAAGCACAAACAGCAATAAacttttgatttatatataagagaaaactttttctttatatattttggaaataaattgatgttatatataaaatagagattttttattttccGTAAGAAAATgctaagggcatctccaaccctactccaAAACTCACTCCAAACTCAATTTTACAGTAAAATCATCTCTAACCCTACTCCAAAACCTATTTCAAGTTTTCGTTGCTTTTTTATCGTCGATTTTGAAGAATATAATCGGTAATTCAACTTGTTTTATGAGCTAAACtattttgaaaagtataaaaagatgaaaattgAAGAAGCGAAAGATTGGTTTGTAATTAGTTCGagcaactatttttttttttaaacacgaGCAACTAGTATTTAATTAGAAATTGTACACTTTCTTTATACATGCTCCTATTTTTTCCTTTCAATAGTAAATCAATCTTACTGTGACAATTCTTACCTTTATTGATTttcaatatttaaattattaaatattgggGAAGAGAACTTAgcataaaatttgaaatacaaCAGTGACCATCAATTCAaataaaccaataaaataaCCATTTGACACAGTGATCAAATACATTcctatcaaaaataataaaacaccTATTAAATGATTAAAGTAGGTATATGCATTCGGGATCCCAATTAGATTTCAGTTTTATCCAATCGGGTCTTGGTGTTTTAGGTTTATCAAAATTAGCCTCATTTGGATCATATGAAATATCAGTTTGAGACCGGTTCAAATTCTATAGAATTCGGATCAGGATtagcaaatattcaaagaaCTGGTACAACCAGATGTACATTCAGATTCTGGTCTCAATCAGTTCTTCGGTTTAGATGTATTTGATTTGTATCtactttgtaaccaaaacataaataaaatcggttCTTTGGTTTTTATAATGCATGATTAGTACCTATTTTtgtaatcaaaatataagttaaatttatttgaaaataagaaaggaacatcaaacgtgatcattcaaaatcaaacgaaaggTAAACATGGttattgataaaaagaaaaaaaaataaattaaaacataaaacgaaaaccaagttctcatgaaataaaaaacattattaaataaaaataaaactataatctaaaaacttcaagtTTCAACCGTCACCTTCAActatcaaccttcatgtaataaataattattttaaatgtttaatatattttggatacatattaggaacTGAAATCATATTTGGcacaaaaaattgtttttttgggATTCTGAATGTTTCCGGTTCTATCGAGTATCCATTtaggttcggattcggttcggataatacccataacctaaaagaacataaaataaaatctattttgtatttaagttGGGTTCGGATTGGTTCAGATTCATTTTTTATCGGATCAGATTCAGTTCAAGTTTTtgggttcggttcagatttttgAGTTCAGTTTATTTGTCCAGCCTTATATTAGAGTCTACATACACATCAGTTATTCTTCTTACTCTCTCTTACGTTACACGAGTAGAGCTATTTTATGTCACATATATTTCCTTTCAAATCATTTTGTTGAGTtcatttcaaatcatttttgaacccaaaaaaaaaccattttgttttgttctttaaGAGTGGTCCCTATTCTCGATACACCAAAATAGCCGTCGTCTTTACAATTATGTTCATTTATTgtgttacttttaaattttattttactttcctTTTGAGAAAAGAATTATTTTACTTTCGTGGGGCATTATTTCTTAACTTCActcaaaactatttttttcttaaaggtAATCACTCTTATAAGTTAAAACTATTGTGTTTGGATAACAATAAAAGTCAATTATTCAGTAGTGAGATCTGACGAATGGCTCCACATACATATTGGTAAAACTAGTTTGACCATAGAGTTAAACCAAAGGCCAAAGTAAACAAAGAGTCGTCACATCTTTGGTGACTGCTGACTCGAAATAAACTAAAACCACACATTTGAAAGATGCCAATTACTTTCTCTTTCTcgctttctctttttctttatcaaCCAGTCACAATCGTCAGAGACTCAGAGCGATGCACAAAAACTTGTACAATGGTAAGAGAAGGACTTGCGGCCGTGGCGGCGGATAACGGCGAATGCATCACTATCTTACTCTACATTTGGGCAGCAGTTTTGGCTCTCTCCATTATAGCCGCCGTGACTTTCACTTGTAGCGACGGAGCTTCTAAATCTCAAACTGACGACGTGCATGGCTCTGCATGTGCCGCCGGCTGTGGCGGTGGTTGTGGAGGGTAAAACGGCTCgcagaatttttgtttttttgtgtcAACAACATGCAATTTATCTATTAACCGGCCTAATGGTGACACAACGGCGTCAGTAATACAAACTTGTATGTTATGATAATTTAACGGGTCTATTTTAAAGAGGTAGTTTGGTTCAGATTAAAGGAACTTGAATACAAATCATACTTGCTTTCTTgctttaatatatattgataatttGAAGGAATTTGAATACAAATCAAATTTGGTTTCTTGCTctaatatgtataaataatttgaaggattatgaatataaatcacacttgctttcttgttttcttaagtatcaaatttgttgttttttgacaaataatttaaaaagaaaaaaaaaatcgagttgTTTATTAATTTTGCATACGGCAATGGGAGTTGTCGAGCAAAACAGAGGAAATAAGTGTTGTCACAGTTCGGTCCATCAATTAAACTTCatatctaaaagaaacttatCCATATCGAGacgtattttatatatatatatatatatatctaaatttacAACGACAGTATTTACATGAGAAAGAAACGGTTCAAAAGCCAGCAGGGTCTTAAATAAGAAGCAATAAAGATCATACTAAATTTGAGTTTGATTAGGCGGCGCCGTTTCATATACCTGTAATGCAAATTGATGGCATAAAGCATAATCTATTGAATAAGATAAGGTTATAATTAAATCGAAGTAGCAGGGATCCATACCTGATGAAATTGCGGGTTAAAGGGAATGTTTTGGTGAGGCATCATTGGGATTCCTGGCGCATAATAACACCAAGGACTAGTGTAAGGAGACATACATGGTGCTTGAGCTCCATAAAATGGTGCCATGTAACCCGCAGGCTCTGTGTATGCTTTAGACATCATCTGGACCACATAAGACTTGGTTAATTCGTGAATGTGCGTGTGTATTGTAGATGAGAAAAAGTAGGTTACATCTATCTGATGTTTCAAGCTTTTTATGTATTCCACGATGCTTTCAAGCTTTGTTGCAAGGTCGGACTGTAGATAAACCCAAAATATAGAAGCATTAGAACCTCATTATCGACTTATCGTATTTGATTATATTAATGTATAGAGTAATTATAACCTTTGCGCAATTAGGCGTCAGCTCCTGTAATATATCTACTTTATCTCTTATAAGTTGTCGTCTTTTCTGCACAATTTAGAAagcaagaaaagaaaataaacataCTTTAGCTTGGAAAGCACGCAATATAAGAGACCACATAAGGGATTGTTGTAAGTTGTAACTTAGATATATAGATCCTCCTAGCTAACCTTCTCCATCAGCACACGATATTCCATAGAACGTTGTCGTTTACCCGCATGGTTGTTCTTGTTGCAGTGACTTCTTTTGTCTCCTTGATTACTTTTCTTGGTAACATCCTTAGGCTCGGAAAAGGAAAGCGTTGACGAGCTCGAGTGCGCACCGAATATCTCTTGCAAAGGGTTTAGTTCATTATGATGTTCTGAAGACAACGAAGAGATTATCTCAGACAGTGAATATAGTTCTTCATCATGAGTACCGCTGTTGTTGTTTATCTCCATTGATGATCAAgtaaattgagttttttttttttagtttatgagACTGAAGAAGATGCTAGTGGAGCCAAAAGCTATAAATAGGGGATGGGATCTAGTTACGAAGCTGCTTTTGAAAGTTGCATCAGCTgagcggaaaaaaaaaaacagatgatATTGCTTCGTCCCGTGGTTTTCTAACATTGATTATCCACGTGAAGttgcaatttttatttttatcatgttatataatatgttttgttttctatatCCATATATACGAAGCAAacatattttgttgttgttctgtTCCATATGCTTTCTCACTCTTTCTTGGTTCTAAGCACCAATTTGAAGGCGACATGGAAACCAATTGTCAtccttttttcattttcattttgtttttttggttcatCTCTTTCTTCCAGACATTTTAGGGTTACACTAATAGATTTCAGAATCGCCGTATTCCAGATTTCATCATTTCTTTTgcgtttttcttaatttttatatttcaaacttGTAAATTTAGCATTTAAAACCCGATTTTAAGCTTTAAAAGTAAAAAGGTGAATGATTTTGATAATTCCTGATTGAATGGCCGAAAAGGATCAAAACGCCACCACCGTTTAATCAGCTTGTGCCGCCTTTTAGAACCTGGATGCTGACTAAAAATacaagtaacaaaaaaaaaactttgtctTTAACATTTAACTAGACCTTGACCCGCCCGACCGGGCgggtatttattttatgtttttagttttttttgtttatattaaataacgtatttgtaatattaaaacataaattcatattgaaaattaatctttatagttataataaaaataaaaattaaaagtttaataaaatattctgatataaattttaaatttcgtaattaaaataatatagaggcggtcatatttttttcaatttcaaaatctaagcttccttaaagacaaagaaaataaatttataaatacataaaatatataaacttatttGGAActataatttcaattaaaagaaatttgttaaagaaaaataatcttactgttgttatttatttctagagcttgacccgtgaccgtataaatatttgctttcactttaatttttttctttgtactaatggtataatatatatatgtaaa is a genomic window of Brassica napus cultivar Da-Ae chromosome A2, Da-Ae, whole genome shotgun sequence containing:
- the LOC106419787 gene encoding LOW QUALITY PROTEIN: reticulon-like protein B14 (The sequence of the model RefSeq protein was modified relative to this genomic sequence to represent the inferred CDS: deleted 1 base in 1 codon); amino-acid sequence: MSFATCKGHIYLSLFSNHFLLYESKNKSLLIFGVEKIDIYIYIYKPCILDLSYQKGYIAIYGSEMDEHGASSSRKRRSLYHNLGGGHFADVMFWKNKKESGTILAVFTLIWFLFEVVEYPFITFICQILLVSIFIFLIWSYIGSSQLIHREPPSINDLKISESTWRFLFNKINWFIIKLYDISSGKDFRLLVLAVVSLWILSVVGNYFSSLTLLYIVFVALETIPMLYELYEEELNYAASKSGRDMKKLFNDFNSKVINKIPKANAKTRRHM
- the LOC106419811 gene encoding uncharacterized protein LOC106419811 — protein: MPITFSFSLSLFLYQPVTIVRDSERCTKTCTMVREGLAAVAADNGECITILLYIWAAVLALSIIAAVTFTCSDGASKSQTDDVHGSACAAGCGGGCGG
- the LOC106419796 gene encoding transcription factor bHLH109 isoform X2; amino-acid sequence: MEINNNSGTHDEELYSLSEIISSLSSEHHNELNPLQEIFGAHSSSSTLSFSEPKDVTKKSNQGDKRSHCNKNNHAGKRQRSMEYRVLMEKKRRQLIRDKVDILQELTPNCAKSDLATKLESIVEYIKSLKHQIDMMSKAYTEPAGYMAPFYGAQAPCMSPYTSPWCYYAPGIPMMPHQNIPFNPQFHQVYETAPPNQTQI
- the LOC106419796 gene encoding transcription factor bHLH109 isoform X1, with translation MEINNNSGTHDEELYSLSEIISSLSSEHHNELNPLQEIFGAHSSSSTLSFSEPKDVTKKSNQGDKRSHCNKNNHAGKRQRSMEYRVLMEKKRRQLIRDKVDILQELTPNCAKSDLATKLESIVEYIKSLKHQIDVTYFFSSTIHTHIHELTKSYVVQMMSKAYTEPAGYMAPFYGAQAPCMSPYTSPWCYYAPGIPMMPHQNIPFNPQFHQVYETAPPNQTQI